Proteins encoded within one genomic window of Spirulina major PCC 6313:
- a CDS encoding NHL repeat-containing protein, translated as MARLNTRMRWLGSVLSLMLLGGCYHRPPAAEPEFVDVAIAVATENGRAAREDDPPQFVRWVGEFGEWGWGEGNFRSPSDVTLDSRDRILVADTANHRVSIFNSEGKFLKHLGTKGVEPGQFRAPSSLAIDSKGRVIVADTDNNRIQVFSPQDELLLEIGAAGFGDTEFLHPGGVAVDADDRIWVMDTDNRRIQVLSAKGNYLYTVGSGGVRPGRFLQLDSVDFDPKGNVHATDSQKNTIQVFGDRGTFIETWGEFGQELGKFSFPAGLSLDEDGRFWVVDSHNDRIQVMGCDRRPLFSFGKAGLRSGRFNRPLSVSVSPDGQVLVADTKNHRIQQFKILKLPPCSSPSEPE; from the coding sequence GTGGCACGACTCAACACCCGGATGCGGTGGCTGGGATCGGTGTTGAGTCTTATGCTCTTGGGGGGCTGCTACCATCGACCCCCAGCCGCAGAGCCGGAGTTTGTCGATGTCGCGATCGCCGTGGCAACCGAAAACGGCCGAGCAGCAAGGGAAGACGATCCGCCTCAGTTTGTGCGTTGGGTGGGGGAATTTGGTGAATGGGGCTGGGGGGAGGGCAATTTTCGTAGCCCCAGTGATGTCACCCTGGATAGCCGCGATCGCATTCTCGTCGCCGATACCGCCAATCACCGCGTCTCCATTTTCAATTCAGAGGGTAAATTCCTCAAACACCTCGGCACGAAAGGCGTTGAACCGGGTCAATTTCGCGCCCCTTCCAGCTTGGCAATTGACAGCAAAGGACGGGTGATCGTGGCGGATACGGACAATAATCGCATCCAAGTGTTTAGTCCACAGGATGAACTCTTGCTCGAAATCGGGGCAGCGGGTTTTGGCGATACAGAATTTCTCCATCCGGGCGGGGTGGCGGTGGATGCCGACGATCGCATCTGGGTGATGGATACCGACAACCGCCGCATTCAAGTGTTGAGCGCAAAGGGCAATTATCTCTACACCGTGGGCAGTGGTGGCGTGCGTCCGGGGCGGTTTCTCCAGCTAGACAGCGTTGATTTTGACCCCAAGGGCAATGTTCACGCCACGGACAGCCAAAAAAACACGATTCAAGTGTTTGGCGATCGCGGCACATTCATCGAAACCTGGGGCGAATTTGGTCAAGAGTTGGGGAAATTTTCCTTCCCAGCGGGCCTGTCCCTTGATGAAGACGGGCGGTTTTGGGTCGTGGATAGCCACAATGACCGTATTCAAGTGATGGGGTGCGATCGCCGTCCTCTTTTCAGTTTTGGCAAGGCCGGTTTAAGATCCGGTCGGTTCAATCGTCCCTTGAGTGTCAGCGTCAGTCCCGACGGCCAAGTCCTCGTCGCCGACACCAAAAACCACCGCATCCAACAATTCAAAATCCTTAAGTTACCCCCCTGCTCATCTCCTTCTGAACCAGAATGA
- a CDS encoding FHA domain-containing protein: MNSNAPEELKDNPNAEVNLSTAVIILTLLHPLQAVPVQSWTFDPETVIRIGRSTDNEVILYSAVVSRHHVEIRPSSDAGWEVVNLGANGTYIDGKRITKIPVSDGIIIRLASSGPQIQIRIEEGEFDEQGRRRAKRPLPPLGEDKSKDTLIT, encoded by the coding sequence ATGAACTCCAATGCCCCCGAAGAGTTAAAAGATAACCCGAATGCCGAGGTGAACCTTTCCACAGCCGTCATTATTTTAACCTTGCTCCATCCTCTTCAGGCTGTCCCTGTACAGAGTTGGACATTTGATCCTGAAACCGTGATCCGCATTGGTCGATCCACGGATAATGAAGTCATTCTCTACAGTGCTGTTGTTTCTCGACATCATGTGGAAATTCGCCCCAGTAGCGATGCAGGCTGGGAAGTTGTCAATCTAGGGGCCAACGGAACCTATATTGACGGCAAGCGAATCACTAAAATTCCGGTGTCCGATGGCATTATTATTCGCCTTGCGAGTTCTGGCCCTCAAATCCAAATCCGCATCGAAGAGGGCGAATTTGATGAACAAGGACGGCGACGTGCTAAACGCCCCCTGCCCCCCTTGGGTGAAGACAAGTCTAAAGATACTTTGATCACCTAG
- the psaK gene encoding photosystem I reaction center subunit PsaK has translation MMPILLTATTITWNTNVALTMILCNVLAIAIGRFAIKNPGQGPSLPTSKPGLWNNFGFPELLATASFGHILGAGLILGLANAGVL, from the coding sequence ATGATGCCTATTTTATTGACGGCCACCACCATTACTTGGAATACCAACGTTGCCTTGACGATGATTTTATGTAACGTTTTAGCGATCGCGATTGGCCGCTTTGCGATCAAAAATCCGGGTCAAGGCCCCTCCCTACCCACCAGCAAACCCGGTCTTTGGAATAACTTTGGGTTTCCTGAACTCTTAGCCACCGCTAGTTTTGGGCATATTCTCGGAGCCGGTTTAATCCTCGGCCTGGCCAATGCTGGCGTGCTCTAA
- a CDS encoding phosphoribosylanthranilate isomerase, with the protein MRIKICGIMQPEQGEAIAHLGADALGFICVAASPRYVTPAQIQAIAQTIPPDIERIGVFVNAALGEIGHGVTVGKLTGVQLHGDESPEFCRQLRQVYPSVTIWKAVRVRSPETLTTLSAYLPRVDALLLDAYHPHLYGGTGHTLDWGSLQTFAPPCPWWLAGGLTPENVTTAIAQLRPDGVDVSSGVERSPGDKDLDRVRQLIQAVRHGSRRDDSP; encoded by the coding sequence ATCCGGATTAAAATCTGTGGCATTATGCAGCCTGAACAGGGGGAAGCGATCGCGCATCTAGGAGCCGATGCCCTGGGTTTTATCTGTGTTGCAGCCTCGCCCCGCTACGTCACCCCCGCCCAAATCCAAGCGATCGCCCAGACCATCCCCCCGGACATTGAGCGGATTGGAGTGTTTGTCAATGCTGCCCTAGGGGAGATTGGCCACGGGGTGACGGTGGGCAAGTTAACGGGGGTGCAACTCCACGGGGACGAATCACCGGAATTTTGTCGGCAACTGCGTCAGGTTTACCCCTCGGTGACGATTTGGAAGGCGGTGCGGGTGCGATCGCCGGAAACCTTAACCACCTTATCCGCCTATTTGCCCCGCGTAGATGCCCTGTTACTCGATGCCTATCACCCCCACCTCTACGGCGGCACAGGACACACCCTCGATTGGGGAAGTTTACAAACCTTCGCGCCTCCCTGTCCGTGGTGGTTGGCGGGGGGCTTAACGCCGGAGAATGTGACGACGGCGATCGCGCAACTCCGTCCCGATGGGGTGGATGTGTCGAGTGGGGTGGAGCGATCGCCCGGTGACAAAGACCTCGATCGCGTCCGGCAGTTAATCCAAGCAGTGCGCCACGGGAGCCGCCGGGATGATTCACCCTAG
- a CDS encoding HAMP domain-containing protein translates to MTAIPSSATPRFLSLRWKIMVGFTLVFALVFSGSYYWFYRFTTTRAIERLKADLRNTTEGAVEGVDVPELLQLYQVGKRNSTGYSDAPAYQNQMDWFETVHRLEPRVYPYSFILGDPKTNRRIGEIKDEATDLEIIYLVDSLWKYNPDRALLFLDSDTPSEASRRTFEEGVLTERDLYNDEWGSWISAYAPLKDKDGTIIGVLGVDIEADYVYSLQRQIQNSFVIAFVVTYGSLFILIYGVSDILTKPIIALTDVSNAIGEGDYDRDLKQFHNARFPDEIGRLAVVFELMVSKVRKREEKLKEQVAELKIEIDEVKRNKQVKEIVDSDFFQDLQKKAQEIRSRRRNSAAQPVDTDPKTTESDPSGSSELSSD, encoded by the coding sequence ATGACCGCCATCCCATCATCCGCAACCCCCCGATTTTTAAGCCTGCGCTGGAAAATCATGGTCGGGTTTACCCTCGTATTTGCCCTCGTTTTTTCAGGATCATATTATTGGTTTTATCGCTTCACCACCACCCGCGCCATCGAACGCTTAAAAGCCGATTTACGCAACACCACAGAAGGAGCGGTCGAGGGCGTTGATGTGCCGGAATTGTTGCAACTCTATCAAGTCGGAAAACGCAACTCCACAGGCTATTCCGATGCCCCCGCCTATCAAAACCAAATGGACTGGTTTGAGACCGTCCACCGCCTTGAACCCCGCGTCTATCCCTATAGCTTTATTCTCGGTGACCCTAAGACCAATCGCCGCATTGGTGAAATCAAAGACGAAGCCACTGATCTAGAAATCATCTATCTTGTGGATTCATTATGGAAATACAACCCCGATCGCGCCCTTCTTTTCCTGGATTCTGACACCCCTTCGGAGGCTTCCCGGCGCACCTTTGAAGAAGGAGTCTTAACCGAACGCGATCTATACAACGATGAATGGGGCAGTTGGATTTCGGCCTACGCTCCCCTCAAAGATAAAGACGGCACGATTATTGGGGTGTTGGGGGTGGATATTGAAGCGGATTATGTGTATAGTTTGCAACGTCAAATCCAAAATAGTTTTGTCATTGCCTTTGTGGTGACCTATGGCTCGTTGTTTATTTTGATCTATGGGGTGTCTGATATTCTCACGAAGCCGATTATTGCGTTAACGGATGTGAGTAATGCGATCGGAGAAGGGGACTACGATCGCGATTTAAAACAATTTCATAATGCTCGCTTTCCGGATGAAATTGGCCGCTTGGCGGTGGTCTTTGAATTGATGGTGAGTAAGGTTCGGAAACGGGAAGAAAAACTCAAGGAACAGGTTGCCGAACTGAAGATCGAAATTGACGAAGTTAAACGCAATAAACAGGTAAAAGAAATTGTTGACTCTGACTTTTTTCAAGACCTCCAAAAGAAAGCGCAGGAAATTCGCAGCCGTCGCCGCAATAGTGCCGCTCAACCCGTAGATACTGACCCCAAAACGACGGAATCTGATCCCTCAGGCTCTTCTGAATTGTCCTCGGATTAA
- a CDS encoding Npt1/Npt2 family nucleotide transporter, which produces MVNQFLNRVWNLRAGELGLVLTLGFILSGNAFAQKMSEITSLSNFLSVTGAPQFLILIVLSNTISIALTALQVLFIDNFDRDRLIAWVAAGLGGAFLVLRISFWVGMPSWLNYSLFYLISEQQYLFFPTVFWLLANDVLNISQSKRIFSTLASWGFFGNFLGIGVAIAQPTLSRLTQARSEDLLLLNVLLYIGILLIIKFSHFTIRRTRQNPETLQETLNEGWEFVREVPAFRYLTLAILAMSFCEIVMEFNFYDQSKSFFANSGNYQMFLGGFAFLRMFALMLLQGLGTSQIIKHLSLKRIFFILPLCNLAGLTLLTTLTTLTTSTIALTLQKLAQYGIDDTARKSFQGLVPEERRGRVSLFMDNYLIAIGSIVGALITGGMVLIGRKIGLPFLYTGIAIAVSGLAFWAVLQMNNVYDTSMLNWRLKRRQRNRSVLDKLDF; this is translated from the coding sequence ATGGTGAATCAATTTTTAAACCGAGTTTGGAATTTGCGGGCTGGCGAGTTGGGCCTCGTGCTCACCCTAGGGTTTATCCTGTCGGGCAATGCCTTTGCGCAAAAAATGTCAGAAATTACGTCCTTGAGTAATTTTCTCAGTGTGACGGGTGCTCCCCAGTTTCTGATCTTAATCGTGCTCAGTAACACCATTTCCATCGCCCTGACGGCCCTTCAGGTACTTTTCATTGACAATTTTGATCGCGATCGCCTCATTGCCTGGGTCGCCGCTGGCCTGGGCGGGGCCTTTCTCGTGCTCCGGATTTCCTTTTGGGTCGGGATGCCGTCCTGGTTAAACTACTCCCTGTTTTATCTAATCTCAGAACAGCAATATCTCTTTTTCCCCACCGTCTTTTGGCTCCTCGCCAACGATGTGCTCAACATTTCCCAGAGCAAACGCATTTTTTCCACCCTGGCCAGTTGGGGATTTTTCGGGAATTTTCTCGGCATTGGCGTGGCGATCGCTCAACCCACCCTCAGCCGCCTCACCCAGGCCCGCAGCGAAGACCTCCTCCTCCTCAACGTCCTGCTCTACATCGGCATCCTCCTGATCATCAAATTTTCCCACTTCACCATCCGCCGCACCCGACAAAACCCCGAAACCCTCCAAGAAACCCTCAACGAAGGCTGGGAATTTGTCCGCGAAGTCCCCGCCTTTCGCTATCTCACCCTCGCCATCTTGGCCATGAGCTTCTGTGAAATCGTCATGGAATTTAACTTCTACGATCAATCCAAAAGCTTTTTCGCAAACAGCGGCAACTATCAAATGTTTCTCGGCGGGTTTGCCTTCCTGCGGATGTTTGCCCTCATGCTTCTCCAGGGCCTCGGCACATCCCAAATCATCAAACACCTCAGCCTCAAACGCATCTTTTTTATCCTGCCCCTCTGTAACCTTGCGGGTCTCACCCTCCTCACCACCCTCACCACCCTCACCACCAGCACCATCGCCCTCACCCTCCAAAAACTCGCCCAATACGGCATTGACGACACCGCCCGCAAATCCTTCCAAGGCCTCGTCCCCGAAGAACGGCGCGGCCGCGTCAGCCTCTTTATGGACAATTATTTAATTGCGATCGGGTCGATCGTCGGGGCCTTGATCACCGGCGGCATGGTGTTGATCGGACGGAAAATAGGGTTGCCTTTTCTTTATACTGGAATAGCGATCGCCGTCTCAGGTCTTGCATTTTGGGCTGTCTTACAAATGAATAACGTCTACGACACCAGTATGCTCAATTGGCGACTCAAACGCCGTCAGCGCAACCGGAGTGTCCTCGACAAACTTGACTTTTAG
- a CDS encoding glycosyltransferase, whose product MRIALFTETFLPKIDGIVTRLRHTIDHLQRSGDEVLIFCPDGGLKEHKGAKIEGLSAFPLPMYPELKIALPRPTIRQSLEDFQPDLIHVVNPAVLGLAGIYYAKLLNLPLVASYHTHLPQYLHHYGFGALEGLFWELLKAGHNQAQLNLCTSSAMVNELTSHGIERVQLWQRGVDTEMFQPSLATVKMRDRLSGGHPDSPLLLYVGRVSPEKEIETIKPVLEAIPAARLAIVGDGPHRATLETHFAGTATHFVGYLQGMELASAFASADAFIFPSRTETLGLVLLEAMAAGCPVVAANSGGIPDIVTDGENGYLFDPADPHGAITATQRLLAASTEREHLRAQARAEAERWGWAAATRQLQQYYHGVVSGASLSAA is encoded by the coding sequence ATGCGCATTGCCCTCTTTACCGAAACCTTTTTACCCAAAATTGATGGGATCGTCACTCGTCTGCGCCACACGATCGACCACCTCCAGCGATCCGGTGATGAGGTGTTGATTTTCTGCCCCGATGGCGGCTTAAAAGAGCATAAAGGGGCAAAAATTGAGGGACTTTCGGCGTTTCCGCTGCCGATGTATCCAGAGTTGAAAATCGCGCTGCCTCGCCCCACCATCCGCCAGTCCCTCGAAGACTTTCAACCGGATCTAATCCATGTGGTCAATCCCGCTGTGCTGGGCTTGGCGGGGATTTACTACGCCAAACTTTTAAATCTTCCCCTCGTTGCCTCCTACCACACCCACCTGCCCCAATACCTCCATCACTACGGCTTTGGTGCCTTAGAAGGCCTCTTTTGGGAACTGCTGAAAGCGGGCCACAACCAAGCCCAACTCAACCTCTGCACCTCTAGCGCGATGGTGAACGAACTCACCAGCCACGGCATTGAACGGGTGCAACTGTGGCAGCGGGGCGTAGATACGGAGATGTTTCAGCCGAGTTTAGCGACGGTGAAAATGCGCGATCGCCTCTCCGGCGGCCACCCCGACAGCCCCCTCCTGCTCTACGTCGGTCGCGTCTCCCCGGAAAAAGAGATCGAAACCATCAAGCCCGTCCTCGAAGCAATTCCCGCTGCGCGTTTAGCGATCGTCGGCGATGGCCCCCATCGCGCCACCCTCGAAACCCATTTCGCCGGAACCGCCACCCACTTCGTCGGCTACCTCCAAGGCATGGAACTCGCCTCCGCCTTTGCCTCCGCCGATGCCTTTATTTTCCCCTCCCGCACCGAAACCCTCGGCCTCGTCCTCCTCGAAGCAATGGCGGCAGGCTGCCCCGTCGTCGCGGCCAATTCCGGCGGCATTCCCGACATTGTCACCGATGGCGAAAACGGCTATCTCTTCGACCCGGCTGATCCCCACGGAGCAATCACCGCCACCCAGCGCCTCCTCGCAGCCAGCACTGAGCGGGAACATCTACGGGCACAAGCTCGCGCTGAAGCAGAGCGTTGGGGCTGGGCAGCGGCAACCCGACAGTTGCAACAGTATTATCATGGCGTTGTCTCCGGAGCGTCTCTCTCTGCCGCCTAG
- a CDS encoding RRXRR domain-containing protein, which translates to MQRIPVQNPDGTPAMPTKSSRAQRWVAQGRATWVKTNLRIKAVRLKAEPSGRNTQPIVVGLDPGKLYSGIAVQSAQATLFQSHLELPYPRVRERMDHRRMLRRSRRSRRINRELPFQLRNHRQKRFNNRKQQKVPPSIRANRDLEFRVVQELSQLFPIATIGYEKVRADVDLTSGRKGAKSGQSFSPVMVGQAYAIEKMEQIAPVYTRYGWQQDGNGTAQLRSTLGLKKSQDKAEQIPQTHAVDGIALACGYFIEYRPFHRKRSHGYLWFGEVKITSAPFVVIKRPPISRRQLHLMVPRKKGLRRKYGGTVTRHGFRKGDLVRAEMAGRVSVGYVSGDTTRQVSVSEFTWKRIGQFSAAKVELLYRATGILVSCPQRLSVSGAFNPAA; encoded by the coding sequence ATGCAACGCATCCCAGTCCAAAACCCTGATGGTACTCCTGCCATGCCCACTAAGAGTAGTCGCGCTCAACGGTGGGTAGCGCAGGGCAGAGCTACATGGGTGAAAACCAATCTACGGATCAAGGCAGTGCGCCTAAAAGCGGAGCCATCGGGTCGTAATACCCAGCCCATCGTGGTCGGGCTCGATCCCGGCAAACTCTATTCAGGGATTGCCGTTCAATCCGCTCAAGCGACATTATTCCAGTCCCACCTAGAACTCCCCTACCCCAGGGTGCGTGAACGGATGGATCATCGCAGAATGCTACGGCGTTCTCGCCGCAGTCGGCGGATTAATCGAGAGTTACCCTTCCAGCTACGAAATCATCGCCAAAAGCGATTTAACAACCGTAAACAGCAGAAAGTGCCCCCCAGTATCCGAGCCAACCGAGACCTAGAGTTTCGAGTTGTTCAGGAGTTGTCCCAACTATTCCCCATTGCCACCATTGGCTACGAGAAAGTTCGCGCCGACGTGGACTTAACCTCAGGTCGAAAGGGAGCAAAATCTGGGCAAAGTTTCTCTCCGGTCATGGTGGGGCAAGCCTACGCCATTGAGAAAATGGAGCAGATTGCCCCCGTCTACACTCGCTACGGGTGGCAGCAGGATGGCAATGGCACCGCTCAACTTCGCTCTACCCTGGGATTGAAGAAGTCTCAGGACAAAGCAGAACAAATTCCCCAAACCCATGCGGTAGATGGTATCGCTTTAGCCTGTGGATATTTCATCGAGTATCGTCCCTTCCACCGGAAACGCAGTCACGGTTATCTTTGGTTTGGAGAGGTTAAGATTACATCTGCCCCATTTGTGGTGATTAAACGGCCACCCATCAGTCGCAGGCAACTGCACCTCATGGTTCCCCGTAAAAAGGGTCTACGCCGCAAATATGGGGGCACAGTAACCCGCCATGGATTCCGGAAGGGGGATCTAGTGCGGGCTGAGATGGCAGGTCGCGTCTCGGTGGGCTATGTGAGTGGGGATACGACTCGGCAAGTTTCTGTTTCTGAGTTCACTTGGAAGCGTATTGGGCAGTTTAGTGCTGCCAAGGTTGAGCTACTCTATCGCGCCACGGGTATTTTGGTCAGTTGCCCGCAGAGATTGTCAGTCAGTGGGGCATTTAACCCCGCTGCCTGA
- a CDS encoding GAF domain-containing sensor histidine kinase: MTRFDVQQLGQVILQQLSTTQEPEQQLDQIAQVLGQQLTAQACLLLPPHDRQAGLEGYWCDPAIAISDAAYQQLRQRNPSVQRPYATIQELPLNAGGVVRFAHQAPDWQLPLPADQQVTLFNMVAIALSHLQLQTQLHWQHNIHELFEQLCEAIRKTDDVDDLFQVTLSELGQFLKIDRSFVMLLKYKNPLAREPFRQATGSIVSRWQLNQTIPAIAAVKAWNLPDDPICLEAWHNAPHASVFFHRDRTPMPSSTDTFLNWSAFPTLLLLPLLGSSQGNESKRLVLGFIGFQQTQRHHWTSADLAMLRWVSTQVSTSIIHHNTLKQVKLLVDKRTAQLKGSLEVQARLYEKTRQQVEQLRQLIELKDEFLDSVSHELRTPLTSMKVAIKILRQPQLTPERKSRYLDLLEQEWQREYDLIQNLLKLQQSESQSLLISLQDLDLVEFLKPLIEAFEQRWRSKKLRVNVFPSTTPFIVCSHPEGLERVINELLTNAGKYSAANTTVDIEMGFEQDQIVIDVSNYGAGISEADQARIFDKFMRGQGVTQQGIAGTGLGLALVKSLVKHLGGEIAVQSQLATDEALGKTCFTLSLPITPTPNSFTSDPPVSS, encoded by the coding sequence ATGACAAGATTTGATGTGCAACAACTGGGTCAGGTCATTCTCCAGCAATTGAGCACGACCCAAGAGCCGGAGCAACAACTTGACCAAATTGCTCAGGTTTTGGGTCAACAGTTAACCGCCCAAGCCTGTTTATTACTGCCGCCCCACGATCGCCAAGCCGGTCTTGAGGGCTATTGGTGCGATCCGGCGATCGCGATCTCCGATGCTGCCTATCAACAATTGCGCCAACGGAATCCCAGCGTGCAGCGTCCCTATGCAACGATTCAAGAACTGCCCCTCAATGCCGGGGGGGTGGTGCGATTTGCCCATCAAGCCCCCGATTGGCAGTTGCCGTTACCGGCGGATCAACAGGTGACGCTCTTCAACATGGTGGCGATCGCCCTCTCGCACCTGCAACTCCAAACGCAACTTCACTGGCAACACAACATCCACGAACTTTTTGAGCAACTCTGTGAAGCCATTCGCAAAACTGACGATGTAGATGATCTCTTTCAGGTCACCCTGTCGGAATTGGGGCAATTTTTGAAGATCGATCGCAGCTTTGTGATGCTCTTGAAATATAAAAACCCCCTGGCCCGCGAACCCTTTCGCCAAGCCACCGGCAGCATTGTCAGTCGGTGGCAACTCAATCAGACAATTCCGGCGATCGCCGCCGTGAAAGCATGGAATTTGCCCGATGACCCAATCTGTCTCGAAGCCTGGCACAACGCCCCCCATGCTTCGGTCTTTTTCCATCGCGATCGCACCCCAATGCCCTCCTCCACCGACACCTTCCTCAACTGGTCTGCCTTCCCCACCCTCCTTCTCCTCCCCCTCCTCGGCTCCTCCCAAGGCAACGAAAGCAAACGCCTCGTCCTTGGCTTCATTGGCTTCCAGCAAACCCAACGCCACCATTGGACCAGTGCCGACCTCGCCATGTTGCGCTGGGTCAGCACCCAAGTCAGCACCTCGATCATCCATCACAACACCCTCAAACAAGTCAAACTCCTCGTTGATAAACGCACCGCCCAACTCAAAGGCAGCCTCGAAGTCCAAGCCCGCCTCTACGAAAAAACCCGCCAACAAGTTGAACAACTCCGCCAACTGATCGAACTCAAAGATGAATTTCTCGACTCCGTTAGCCACGAACTCCGCACCCCCTTAACCAGTATGAAAGTGGCGATCAAAATTCTCCGCCAACCCCAACTCACCCCCGAACGCAAAAGCCGCTATCTCGACCTCCTCGAACAGGAATGGCAACGAGAATATGACCTCATTCAAAATCTCTTAAAACTCCAGCAATCCGAATCTCAATCCCTCCTCATTTCCCTGCAAGACCTCGATTTAGTCGAATTTCTCAAGCCCTTAATTGAAGCCTTTGAACAACGGTGGCGGAGCAAAAAACTGCGGGTTAATGTTTTCCCCTCCACCACTCCGTTTATCGTCTGCTCCCATCCTGAAGGGTTAGAACGAGTGATCAATGAATTGCTCACCAATGCGGGGAAATATTCCGCCGCCAACACCACCGTTGATATTGAAATGGGCTTTGAACAGGATCAAATTGTGATTGATGTATCTAACTATGGTGCAGGCATTTCTGAAGCGGATCAAGCACGTATTTTTGATAAATTTATGCGGGGCCAAGGGGTGACCCAGCAGGGCATCGCCGGGACGGGGTTGGGTTTGGCGTTGGTGAAAAGTTTGGTGAAACATCTCGGCGGCGAAATTGCCGTCCAAAGCCAATTGGCAACGGATGAGGCGCTTGGCAAAACCTGTTTTACCCTCTCGCTACCGATTACGCCCACCCCGAATTCCTTTACCTCCGACCCGCCGGTATCCAGCTAA
- the mdh gene encoding malate dehydrogenase — MNTMESLGSESLRSHLPWPRVAVIGAGRVGSTLAQRLVENQIADVVLLDVVEGLPQGIALDLMQAQGLEGHGCTLIGTNDYGDTQNADVVVITAGFPRRPGMDRDDLLSSNTQIVTTAAKAAIAQSPNALLLVITNPLDVMTYAAWHATQLPPQRVIGMAGMLDSARLQQFIAQALNVASCDVQTLVLGGHGDLMLPLARYCTVRGVPLTELLPSDRIQTLIERTRHGGAELVKLYQTGSAFYAPASAAALMVKAIAQPTPHLMPASAYLDGEYGIRDLFVGVPCWLNHTGITQILELDLTEAELLALQASAVAIRNNVKQILHHIP; from the coding sequence ATGAACACCATGGAGAGTCTAGGGTCGGAGTCGTTGCGATCGCATCTCCCCTGGCCACGTGTGGCCGTGATTGGCGCGGGTCGCGTCGGGAGCACCCTCGCCCAGCGTCTGGTGGAAAATCAGATCGCGGATGTGGTTTTGCTCGATGTGGTGGAAGGGTTGCCCCAAGGCATCGCCCTCGATCTGATGCAAGCCCAAGGCCTCGAAGGCCATGGCTGCACCCTAATCGGCACCAATGACTACGGCGACACCCAAAATGCTGATGTGGTGGTGATTACGGCAGGGTTTCCCCGTCGGCCCGGCATGGATCGGGATGACCTCCTCAGCAGCAATACCCAGATTGTCACCACGGCGGCCAAGGCAGCGATCGCCCAATCCCCCAACGCGCTCCTGCTGGTGATCACCAATCCCCTCGATGTGATGACCTACGCCGCTTGGCACGCCACCCAACTCCCCCCCCAGCGGGTAATAGGGATGGCGGGGATGCTGGATTCAGCACGGCTGCAACAGTTCATTGCCCAGGCTTTAAACGTGGCCAGTTGTGATGTGCAAACGCTGGTACTCGGTGGCCATGGCGATTTAATGCTGCCCCTGGCGCGGTACTGCACCGTGCGCGGCGTTCCCCTGACGGAATTGCTGCCCAGCGATCGCATCCAGACCCTAATTGAACGCACCCGCCACGGTGGCGCGGAACTCGTGAAGCTCTATCAAACCGGCAGCGCCTTCTATGCCCCGGCCTCGGCTGCGGCGCTCATGGTGAAGGCGATCGCCCAACCCACCCCCCACCTGATGCCAGCGTCGGCCTATCTCGACGGTGAATACGGCATCCGCGACCTGTTCGTCGGTGTCCCCTGCTGGCTCAACCACACCGGCATCACCCAAATCCTGGAACTTGACCTCACCGAGGCCGAACTCCTCGCCCTCCAAGCCTCCGCCGTTGCCATTCGCAACAACGTTAAACAGATTCTGCACCACATCCCCTGA
- a CDS encoding NAD(P)H-quinone oxidoreductase subunit O translates to MAGKIKRGSLVRAVRDALVGSLEATASDARFPSYLFESKGEVVELEGDYAFVKFYVPTPGMWLKVEQLELAE, encoded by the coding sequence ATGGCAGGCAAAATTAAACGGGGTTCTCTCGTCCGCGCTGTGCGTGACGCATTGGTCGGCAGTCTCGAAGCGACTGCGAGTGATGCTCGCTTCCCGTCCTATCTTTTTGAGAGTAAAGGGGAAGTGGTGGAACTCGAAGGCGACTACGCTTTTGTGAAATTTTACGTGCCCACCCCTGGCATGTGGTTAAAGGTGGAACAGTTGGAATTGGCCGAATAG